From the genome of Carassius auratus strain Wakin chromosome 26, ASM336829v1, whole genome shotgun sequence, one region includes:
- the LOC113044311 gene encoding ETS-related transcription factor Elf-2-like isoform X1: MTSVVLVDSGGAVVEYVTAVDDHLMEEGVYEVEGEMEREAEYPAVIVEPVPSARLEQGFAAQLLVYDDETYLMQGVAEEQEVETEVLETVEASVHGSVQCSDKTIEAAEALLHMDSPSSLRGDRSPEVFVPPCVNTSEFLHAAMRPDVLTETVVEVSTEDSEPMEVVTVLQEPEMLETEHNKRRKCENMNTGKAGRKPKPHHISNGSPDLGIKKKSREGKGSTYLWEFLLDLLQDKNTCPRYIKWTQREKGIFKLVDSKAVSKLWGKHKNKPDMNYETMGRALRYYYQRGILAKVEGQRLVYQFKEMPKDIVVIDDDKCDPGGDVIGEKTYDRVPPSSDTLLATDLSKTPAILRGGGRTLVHPGSPKAKAALTATPVQRIVTVSASTDPSQQSHATIIPNAPRTVRVAMQVPVVMTNSLGQKISTVAVQSANSSLFTTAPTNTGSATGTNAPKVLIQTMPTMVPATAENGDKITVQLAKIITIPASQLTQCQLQGKPGTPTGINLMGAPLAVRALAPMSVAPGAQVVRLAVPAQHSPARAKTQVPVSIQTQTQVPISVQTASTPASVPVQIQIQQSQLSPKAKSAVSKPDSTLAEQPELNNPTQQAAAVGIEESSNARSEAES; this comes from the exons GAGGAGGGTGTGTATGAGGTTgaaggcgagatggagagagaggcGGAGTACCCTGCGGTGATCGTGGAGCCGGTGCCCAGTGCGCGGTTGGAGCAGGGCTTCGCCGCTCAGCTGCTGGTGTACGATGATGAGACCTACCTGATGCAGGGAGTAGCTGAGGAGCAGGAGGTGGAGACTGAAGTGTTGGAGACAG TGGAAGCATCAGTTCATGGCTCTGTACAATGCTCTGACAAAACCATTGAGGCCGCTGAAGCTCTTCTACACATGGACTCTCCCTCCAGCTTGCGAGGGGACCGGAGCCCAG AGGTTTTTGTGCCTCCGTGTGTCAACACTTCGGAGTTCCTGCATGCTGCCATGCGTCCTGACGTGCTGACCGAGACCGTGGTGGAGGTCAGCACAGAGGACTCGGAGCCCATGGAGGTGGTTACTGTTCTCCAGGAGCCTGAGATGCTGGAGACAGAACACAACAAAAGAAGGAAATGTGAGAACATGAACACTGGCAAAG CTGGGCGTAAACCCAAACCCCATCACATTTCAAACGGATCTCCAGACCTGGGCATCAAGAAGAAATCTAGAGAAGGCAAAG GAAGCACATACCTGTGGGAGTTCCTGTTGGACCTGCTGCAGGATAAGAACACCTGTCCCAGATACATTAAGTGGACACAGAGGGAGAAGGGCATCTTCAAACTGGTGGACTCCAAAGCTGTGTCAAAGCTCTGGGGCAAACACAAGAACAAACCAGACATGAACTATGAAACCATGGGCAGAGCTCTCAG GTATTATTATCAGAGAGGCATCTTGGCTAAAGTAGAGGGTCAGAGGTTGGTGTACCAGTTTAAGGAAATGCCTAAAGACATTGTCGTCATCGATGACGATAAGTGCGACCCTGGTGGTGATGTAATTGGAGAGAAGACCTACGATCGTGTTCCTCCCTCATCTGACACTCTTTTGGCAACTGACCTCTCCAAAACCCCTGCTATCTTGAGAGGGGGCGGTAGGACTTTGGTCCATCCGGGTTCCCCAAAAGCTAAAGCTGCGCTCACTGCAACTCCTGTTCAGCGCATTGTAACGGTCTCTGCGTCAACTGATCCATCACAGCAGTCTCATGCCACCATTATCCCCAATGCACCCAG GACTGTGCGGGTTGCTATGCAAGTGCCGGTCGTAATGACAAACTCCTTGGGACAGAAGATCTCCACGGTGGCCGTGCAGTCAGCGAACTCTTCTCTCTTCACTACAGCGCCCACCAACACCGGCTCAGCAACCGGTACAAACGCACCCAAAGTCCTAATCCAGACCATGCCAACGATGGTTCCTGCCACAGCTGAGAATGGTGACAAGATCACGGTCCAGCTCGCCAAGATAATCACCATCCCCGCAAGCCAGCTCACGCAGTGCCAGCTACAGGGCAAACCGGGCACCCCAACGGGCATCAATCTGATGGGTGCCCCCCTCGCTGTCCGAGCCCTTGCACCCATGTCTGTGGCGCCGGGGGCGCAGGTGGTCCGATTGGCAGTTCCAGCCCAGCACAGTCCAGCCCGGGCGAAGACACAGGTCCCTGTTTCAATCCAGACACAAACTCAAGTCCCAATCTCCGTTCAGACGGCATCTACTCCGGCGTCAGTTCCAGTTCAGATCCAGATTCAACAGAGCCAGCTTTCTCCAAAAGCGAAAAGCGCAGTATCGAAACCGGATAGCACTTTGGCAGAACAGCCAGAGCTGAACAATCCCACGCAGCAAGCAGCAGCAGTGGGGATTGAGGAAAGTTCAAATGCACGGTCTGAAGCAGAGAGCTGA
- the LOC113044311 gene encoding ETS-related transcription factor Elf-2-like isoform X3, producing the protein MTSVVLVDSGGAVVEYVTAVDDHLMEEGVYEVEGEMEREAEYPAVIVEPVPSARLEQGFAAQLLVYDDETYLMQGVAEEQEVETEVLETVEASVHGSVQCSDKTIEAAEALLHMDSPSSLRGDRSPEVFVPPCVNTSEFLHAAMRPDVLTETVVEVSTEDSEPMEVVTVLQEPEMLETEHNKRRKSGRKPKPHHISNGSPDLGIKKKSREGKGSTYLWEFLLDLLQDKNTCPRYIKWTQREKGIFKLVDSKAVSKLWGKHKNKPDMNYETMGRALRYYYQRGILAKVEGQRLVYQFKEMPKDIVVIDDDKCDPGGDVIGEKTYDRVPPSSDTLLATDLSKTPAILRGGGRTLVHPGSPKAKAALTATPVQRIVTVSASTDPSQQSHATIIPNAPRTVRVAMQVPVVMTNSLGQKISTVAVQSANSSLFTTAPTNTGSATGTNAPKVLIQTMPTMVPATAENGDKITVQLAKIITIPASQLTQCQLQGKPGTPTGINLMGAPLAVRALAPMSVAPGAQVVRLAVPAQHSPARAKTQVPVSIQTQTQVPISVQTASTPASVPVQIQIQQSQLSPKAKSAVSKPDSTLAEQPELNNPTQQAAAVGIEESSNARSEAES; encoded by the exons GAGGAGGGTGTGTATGAGGTTgaaggcgagatggagagagaggcGGAGTACCCTGCGGTGATCGTGGAGCCGGTGCCCAGTGCGCGGTTGGAGCAGGGCTTCGCCGCTCAGCTGCTGGTGTACGATGATGAGACCTACCTGATGCAGGGAGTAGCTGAGGAGCAGGAGGTGGAGACTGAAGTGTTGGAGACAG TGGAAGCATCAGTTCATGGCTCTGTACAATGCTCTGACAAAACCATTGAGGCCGCTGAAGCTCTTCTACACATGGACTCTCCCTCCAGCTTGCGAGGGGACCGGAGCCCAG AGGTTTTTGTGCCTCCGTGTGTCAACACTTCGGAGTTCCTGCATGCTGCCATGCGTCCTGACGTGCTGACCGAGACCGTGGTGGAGGTCAGCACAGAGGACTCGGAGCCCATGGAGGTGGTTACTGTTCTCCAGGAGCCTGAGATGCTGGAGACAGAACACAACAAAAGAAGGAAAT CTGGGCGTAAACCCAAACCCCATCACATTTCAAACGGATCTCCAGACCTGGGCATCAAGAAGAAATCTAGAGAAGGCAAAG GAAGCACATACCTGTGGGAGTTCCTGTTGGACCTGCTGCAGGATAAGAACACCTGTCCCAGATACATTAAGTGGACACAGAGGGAGAAGGGCATCTTCAAACTGGTGGACTCCAAAGCTGTGTCAAAGCTCTGGGGCAAACACAAGAACAAACCAGACATGAACTATGAAACCATGGGCAGAGCTCTCAG GTATTATTATCAGAGAGGCATCTTGGCTAAAGTAGAGGGTCAGAGGTTGGTGTACCAGTTTAAGGAAATGCCTAAAGACATTGTCGTCATCGATGACGATAAGTGCGACCCTGGTGGTGATGTAATTGGAGAGAAGACCTACGATCGTGTTCCTCCCTCATCTGACACTCTTTTGGCAACTGACCTCTCCAAAACCCCTGCTATCTTGAGAGGGGGCGGTAGGACTTTGGTCCATCCGGGTTCCCCAAAAGCTAAAGCTGCGCTCACTGCAACTCCTGTTCAGCGCATTGTAACGGTCTCTGCGTCAACTGATCCATCACAGCAGTCTCATGCCACCATTATCCCCAATGCACCCAG GACTGTGCGGGTTGCTATGCAAGTGCCGGTCGTAATGACAAACTCCTTGGGACAGAAGATCTCCACGGTGGCCGTGCAGTCAGCGAACTCTTCTCTCTTCACTACAGCGCCCACCAACACCGGCTCAGCAACCGGTACAAACGCACCCAAAGTCCTAATCCAGACCATGCCAACGATGGTTCCTGCCACAGCTGAGAATGGTGACAAGATCACGGTCCAGCTCGCCAAGATAATCACCATCCCCGCAAGCCAGCTCACGCAGTGCCAGCTACAGGGCAAACCGGGCACCCCAACGGGCATCAATCTGATGGGTGCCCCCCTCGCTGTCCGAGCCCTTGCACCCATGTCTGTGGCGCCGGGGGCGCAGGTGGTCCGATTGGCAGTTCCAGCCCAGCACAGTCCAGCCCGGGCGAAGACACAGGTCCCTGTTTCAATCCAGACACAAACTCAAGTCCCAATCTCCGTTCAGACGGCATCTACTCCGGCGTCAGTTCCAGTTCAGATCCAGATTCAACAGAGCCAGCTTTCTCCAAAAGCGAAAAGCGCAGTATCGAAACCGGATAGCACTTTGGCAGAACAGCCAGAGCTGAACAATCCCACGCAGCAAGCAGCAGCAGTGGGGATTGAGGAAAGTTCAAATGCACGGTCTGAAGCAGAGAGCTGA
- the LOC113044311 gene encoding ETS-related transcription factor Elf-2-like isoform X2, with product MTSVVLVDSGGAVVEYVTAVDDHLMEGVYEVEGEMEREAEYPAVIVEPVPSARLEQGFAAQLLVYDDETYLMQGVAEEQEVETEVLETVEASVHGSVQCSDKTIEAAEALLHMDSPSSLRGDRSPEVFVPPCVNTSEFLHAAMRPDVLTETVVEVSTEDSEPMEVVTVLQEPEMLETEHNKRRKCENMNTGKAGRKPKPHHISNGSPDLGIKKKSREGKGSTYLWEFLLDLLQDKNTCPRYIKWTQREKGIFKLVDSKAVSKLWGKHKNKPDMNYETMGRALRYYYQRGILAKVEGQRLVYQFKEMPKDIVVIDDDKCDPGGDVIGEKTYDRVPPSSDTLLATDLSKTPAILRGGGRTLVHPGSPKAKAALTATPVQRIVTVSASTDPSQQSHATIIPNAPRTVRVAMQVPVVMTNSLGQKISTVAVQSANSSLFTTAPTNTGSATGTNAPKVLIQTMPTMVPATAENGDKITVQLAKIITIPASQLTQCQLQGKPGTPTGINLMGAPLAVRALAPMSVAPGAQVVRLAVPAQHSPARAKTQVPVSIQTQTQVPISVQTASTPASVPVQIQIQQSQLSPKAKSAVSKPDSTLAEQPELNNPTQQAAAVGIEESSNARSEAES from the exons GAGGGTGTGTATGAGGTTgaaggcgagatggagagagaggcGGAGTACCCTGCGGTGATCGTGGAGCCGGTGCCCAGTGCGCGGTTGGAGCAGGGCTTCGCCGCTCAGCTGCTGGTGTACGATGATGAGACCTACCTGATGCAGGGAGTAGCTGAGGAGCAGGAGGTGGAGACTGAAGTGTTGGAGACAG TGGAAGCATCAGTTCATGGCTCTGTACAATGCTCTGACAAAACCATTGAGGCCGCTGAAGCTCTTCTACACATGGACTCTCCCTCCAGCTTGCGAGGGGACCGGAGCCCAG AGGTTTTTGTGCCTCCGTGTGTCAACACTTCGGAGTTCCTGCATGCTGCCATGCGTCCTGACGTGCTGACCGAGACCGTGGTGGAGGTCAGCACAGAGGACTCGGAGCCCATGGAGGTGGTTACTGTTCTCCAGGAGCCTGAGATGCTGGAGACAGAACACAACAAAAGAAGGAAATGTGAGAACATGAACACTGGCAAAG CTGGGCGTAAACCCAAACCCCATCACATTTCAAACGGATCTCCAGACCTGGGCATCAAGAAGAAATCTAGAGAAGGCAAAG GAAGCACATACCTGTGGGAGTTCCTGTTGGACCTGCTGCAGGATAAGAACACCTGTCCCAGATACATTAAGTGGACACAGAGGGAGAAGGGCATCTTCAAACTGGTGGACTCCAAAGCTGTGTCAAAGCTCTGGGGCAAACACAAGAACAAACCAGACATGAACTATGAAACCATGGGCAGAGCTCTCAG GTATTATTATCAGAGAGGCATCTTGGCTAAAGTAGAGGGTCAGAGGTTGGTGTACCAGTTTAAGGAAATGCCTAAAGACATTGTCGTCATCGATGACGATAAGTGCGACCCTGGTGGTGATGTAATTGGAGAGAAGACCTACGATCGTGTTCCTCCCTCATCTGACACTCTTTTGGCAACTGACCTCTCCAAAACCCCTGCTATCTTGAGAGGGGGCGGTAGGACTTTGGTCCATCCGGGTTCCCCAAAAGCTAAAGCTGCGCTCACTGCAACTCCTGTTCAGCGCATTGTAACGGTCTCTGCGTCAACTGATCCATCACAGCAGTCTCATGCCACCATTATCCCCAATGCACCCAG GACTGTGCGGGTTGCTATGCAAGTGCCGGTCGTAATGACAAACTCCTTGGGACAGAAGATCTCCACGGTGGCCGTGCAGTCAGCGAACTCTTCTCTCTTCACTACAGCGCCCACCAACACCGGCTCAGCAACCGGTACAAACGCACCCAAAGTCCTAATCCAGACCATGCCAACGATGGTTCCTGCCACAGCTGAGAATGGTGACAAGATCACGGTCCAGCTCGCCAAGATAATCACCATCCCCGCAAGCCAGCTCACGCAGTGCCAGCTACAGGGCAAACCGGGCACCCCAACGGGCATCAATCTGATGGGTGCCCCCCTCGCTGTCCGAGCCCTTGCACCCATGTCTGTGGCGCCGGGGGCGCAGGTGGTCCGATTGGCAGTTCCAGCCCAGCACAGTCCAGCCCGGGCGAAGACACAGGTCCCTGTTTCAATCCAGACACAAACTCAAGTCCCAATCTCCGTTCAGACGGCATCTACTCCGGCGTCAGTTCCAGTTCAGATCCAGATTCAACAGAGCCAGCTTTCTCCAAAAGCGAAAAGCGCAGTATCGAAACCGGATAGCACTTTGGCAGAACAGCCAGAGCTGAACAATCCCACGCAGCAAGCAGCAGCAGTGGGGATTGAGGAAAGTTCAAATGCACGGTCTGAAGCAGAGAGCTGA
- the LOC113044311 gene encoding ETS-related transcription factor Elf-2-like isoform X4: MCALLSLWRFPVEAERFVSRASLNAFDASECEFCTSGRNMATSLHDGPANQLDLLIRAVEASVHGSVQCSDKTIEAAEALLHMDSPSSLRGDRSPEVFVPPCVNTSEFLHAAMRPDVLTETVVEVSTEDSEPMEVVTVLQEPEMLETEHNKRRKCENMNTGKAGRKPKPHHISNGSPDLGIKKKSREGKGSTYLWEFLLDLLQDKNTCPRYIKWTQREKGIFKLVDSKAVSKLWGKHKNKPDMNYETMGRALRYYYQRGILAKVEGQRLVYQFKEMPKDIVVIDDDKCDPGGDVIGEKTYDRVPPSSDTLLATDLSKTPAILRGGGRTLVHPGSPKAKAALTATPVQRIVTVSASTDPSQQSHATIIPNAPRTVRVAMQVPVVMTNSLGQKISTVAVQSANSSLFTTAPTNTGSATGTNAPKVLIQTMPTMVPATAENGDKITVQLAKIITIPASQLTQCQLQGKPGTPTGINLMGAPLAVRALAPMSVAPGAQVVRLAVPAQHSPARAKTQVPVSIQTQTQVPISVQTASTPASVPVQIQIQQSQLSPKAKSAVSKPDSTLAEQPELNNPTQQAAAVGIEESSNARSEAES, translated from the exons ATGTGCGCGCTGTTGAGTTTGTGGAGATTTCCTGTGGAGGCGGAGCGATTCGTGAGTCGTGCGTCTCTAAACGCTTTCGATGCGAGTGAATGTGAATTCTGCACCTCTGGACGAAACATGGCGACGTCGCTGCATGATGGACCAGCTAACCAGCTCGATCTGCTTATCCGAGCAG TGGAAGCATCAGTTCATGGCTCTGTACAATGCTCTGACAAAACCATTGAGGCCGCTGAAGCTCTTCTACACATGGACTCTCCCTCCAGCTTGCGAGGGGACCGGAGCCCAG AGGTTTTTGTGCCTCCGTGTGTCAACACTTCGGAGTTCCTGCATGCTGCCATGCGTCCTGACGTGCTGACCGAGACCGTGGTGGAGGTCAGCACAGAGGACTCGGAGCCCATGGAGGTGGTTACTGTTCTCCAGGAGCCTGAGATGCTGGAGACAGAACACAACAAAAGAAGGAAATGTGAGAACATGAACACTGGCAAAG CTGGGCGTAAACCCAAACCCCATCACATTTCAAACGGATCTCCAGACCTGGGCATCAAGAAGAAATCTAGAGAAGGCAAAG GAAGCACATACCTGTGGGAGTTCCTGTTGGACCTGCTGCAGGATAAGAACACCTGTCCCAGATACATTAAGTGGACACAGAGGGAGAAGGGCATCTTCAAACTGGTGGACTCCAAAGCTGTGTCAAAGCTCTGGGGCAAACACAAGAACAAACCAGACATGAACTATGAAACCATGGGCAGAGCTCTCAG GTATTATTATCAGAGAGGCATCTTGGCTAAAGTAGAGGGTCAGAGGTTGGTGTACCAGTTTAAGGAAATGCCTAAAGACATTGTCGTCATCGATGACGATAAGTGCGACCCTGGTGGTGATGTAATTGGAGAGAAGACCTACGATCGTGTTCCTCCCTCATCTGACACTCTTTTGGCAACTGACCTCTCCAAAACCCCTGCTATCTTGAGAGGGGGCGGTAGGACTTTGGTCCATCCGGGTTCCCCAAAAGCTAAAGCTGCGCTCACTGCAACTCCTGTTCAGCGCATTGTAACGGTCTCTGCGTCAACTGATCCATCACAGCAGTCTCATGCCACCATTATCCCCAATGCACCCAG GACTGTGCGGGTTGCTATGCAAGTGCCGGTCGTAATGACAAACTCCTTGGGACAGAAGATCTCCACGGTGGCCGTGCAGTCAGCGAACTCTTCTCTCTTCACTACAGCGCCCACCAACACCGGCTCAGCAACCGGTACAAACGCACCCAAAGTCCTAATCCAGACCATGCCAACGATGGTTCCTGCCACAGCTGAGAATGGTGACAAGATCACGGTCCAGCTCGCCAAGATAATCACCATCCCCGCAAGCCAGCTCACGCAGTGCCAGCTACAGGGCAAACCGGGCACCCCAACGGGCATCAATCTGATGGGTGCCCCCCTCGCTGTCCGAGCCCTTGCACCCATGTCTGTGGCGCCGGGGGCGCAGGTGGTCCGATTGGCAGTTCCAGCCCAGCACAGTCCAGCCCGGGCGAAGACACAGGTCCCTGTTTCAATCCAGACACAAACTCAAGTCCCAATCTCCGTTCAGACGGCATCTACTCCGGCGTCAGTTCCAGTTCAGATCCAGATTCAACAGAGCCAGCTTTCTCCAAAAGCGAAAAGCGCAGTATCGAAACCGGATAGCACTTTGGCAGAACAGCCAGAGCTGAACAATCCCACGCAGCAAGCAGCAGCAGTGGGGATTGAGGAAAGTTCAAATGCACGGTCTGAAGCAGAGAGCTGA
- the LOC113044311 gene encoding ETS-related transcription factor Elf-2-like isoform X5, producing MCALLSLWRFPVEAERFVSRASLNAFDASECEFCTSGRNMATSLHDGPANQLDLLIRAVEASVHGSVQCSDKTIEAAEALLHMDSPSSLRGDRSPEVFVPPCVNTSEFLHAAMRPDVLTETVVEVSTEDSEPMEVVTVLQEPEMLETEHNKRRKSGRKPKPHHISNGSPDLGIKKKSREGKGSTYLWEFLLDLLQDKNTCPRYIKWTQREKGIFKLVDSKAVSKLWGKHKNKPDMNYETMGRALRYYYQRGILAKVEGQRLVYQFKEMPKDIVVIDDDKCDPGGDVIGEKTYDRVPPSSDTLLATDLSKTPAILRGGGRTLVHPGSPKAKAALTATPVQRIVTVSASTDPSQQSHATIIPNAPRTVRVAMQVPVVMTNSLGQKISTVAVQSANSSLFTTAPTNTGSATGTNAPKVLIQTMPTMVPATAENGDKITVQLAKIITIPASQLTQCQLQGKPGTPTGINLMGAPLAVRALAPMSVAPGAQVVRLAVPAQHSPARAKTQVPVSIQTQTQVPISVQTASTPASVPVQIQIQQSQLSPKAKSAVSKPDSTLAEQPELNNPTQQAAAVGIEESSNARSEAES from the exons ATGTGCGCGCTGTTGAGTTTGTGGAGATTTCCTGTGGAGGCGGAGCGATTCGTGAGTCGTGCGTCTCTAAACGCTTTCGATGCGAGTGAATGTGAATTCTGCACCTCTGGACGAAACATGGCGACGTCGCTGCATGATGGACCAGCTAACCAGCTCGATCTGCTTATCCGAGCAG TGGAAGCATCAGTTCATGGCTCTGTACAATGCTCTGACAAAACCATTGAGGCCGCTGAAGCTCTTCTACACATGGACTCTCCCTCCAGCTTGCGAGGGGACCGGAGCCCAG AGGTTTTTGTGCCTCCGTGTGTCAACACTTCGGAGTTCCTGCATGCTGCCATGCGTCCTGACGTGCTGACCGAGACCGTGGTGGAGGTCAGCACAGAGGACTCGGAGCCCATGGAGGTGGTTACTGTTCTCCAGGAGCCTGAGATGCTGGAGACAGAACACAACAAAAGAAGGAAAT CTGGGCGTAAACCCAAACCCCATCACATTTCAAACGGATCTCCAGACCTGGGCATCAAGAAGAAATCTAGAGAAGGCAAAG GAAGCACATACCTGTGGGAGTTCCTGTTGGACCTGCTGCAGGATAAGAACACCTGTCCCAGATACATTAAGTGGACACAGAGGGAGAAGGGCATCTTCAAACTGGTGGACTCCAAAGCTGTGTCAAAGCTCTGGGGCAAACACAAGAACAAACCAGACATGAACTATGAAACCATGGGCAGAGCTCTCAG GTATTATTATCAGAGAGGCATCTTGGCTAAAGTAGAGGGTCAGAGGTTGGTGTACCAGTTTAAGGAAATGCCTAAAGACATTGTCGTCATCGATGACGATAAGTGCGACCCTGGTGGTGATGTAATTGGAGAGAAGACCTACGATCGTGTTCCTCCCTCATCTGACACTCTTTTGGCAACTGACCTCTCCAAAACCCCTGCTATCTTGAGAGGGGGCGGTAGGACTTTGGTCCATCCGGGTTCCCCAAAAGCTAAAGCTGCGCTCACTGCAACTCCTGTTCAGCGCATTGTAACGGTCTCTGCGTCAACTGATCCATCACAGCAGTCTCATGCCACCATTATCCCCAATGCACCCAG GACTGTGCGGGTTGCTATGCAAGTGCCGGTCGTAATGACAAACTCCTTGGGACAGAAGATCTCCACGGTGGCCGTGCAGTCAGCGAACTCTTCTCTCTTCACTACAGCGCCCACCAACACCGGCTCAGCAACCGGTACAAACGCACCCAAAGTCCTAATCCAGACCATGCCAACGATGGTTCCTGCCACAGCTGAGAATGGTGACAAGATCACGGTCCAGCTCGCCAAGATAATCACCATCCCCGCAAGCCAGCTCACGCAGTGCCAGCTACAGGGCAAACCGGGCACCCCAACGGGCATCAATCTGATGGGTGCCCCCCTCGCTGTCCGAGCCCTTGCACCCATGTCTGTGGCGCCGGGGGCGCAGGTGGTCCGATTGGCAGTTCCAGCCCAGCACAGTCCAGCCCGGGCGAAGACACAGGTCCCTGTTTCAATCCAGACACAAACTCAAGTCCCAATCTCCGTTCAGACGGCATCTACTCCGGCGTCAGTTCCAGTTCAGATCCAGATTCAACAGAGCCAGCTTTCTCCAAAAGCGAAAAGCGCAGTATCGAAACCGGATAGCACTTTGGCAGAACAGCCAGAGCTGAACAATCCCACGCAGCAAGCAGCAGCAGTGGGGATTGAGGAAAGTTCAAATGCACGGTCTGAAGCAGAGAGCTGA